The Punica granatum isolate Tunisia-2019 chromosome 4, ASM765513v2, whole genome shotgun sequence genome has a window encoding:
- the LOC116203847 gene encoding ADP-ribosylation factor-like protein 8a: MGLWEAFLNWLRSLFFKQEMELSLIGLQNAGKTSLVNVVATGGFSEDMIPTVGFNMRKVTKGNVTIKLWDLGGQPRFRTMWERYCRAVSAIVYVVDAADYENLSVSKRELHDLLSKPSLSGIPLLVLGNKIDKQGALSKQDLTDQMDLKSITDREVCCFMISCKNSTNIDTVIDWLVKHSKSKN, from the exons ATGGGGCTGTGGGAAGCGTTCCTCAATTGGCTTCGCAG CCTCTTTTTCAAGCAAGAAATGGAGCTATCGCTCATAGGCCTTCAGAATGCTGGGAAAACATCTCTTGTAAATGTTGTTGCG ACCGGGGGATTTAGTGAAGATATGATTCCAACG GTTGGATTTAACATGAGGAAGGTTACCAAAGGCAATGTCACGATAAAGTTGTGGGACTTGGGTGGCCAACCCAGGTTCCGGACCATGTGGGAGAGATATTGCCGTGCAGTTTCAGCCATTGT CTATGTGGTCGATGCTGCTGATTACGAGAACTTAAGCGTCTCAAAAAGGGAACTCCACGACTTGTTGAGCAAGCCCTCCCTCAGCGGCATCCccttgctggttcttggcaACAAGATTGACAAGCAAGGAGCTTTAAGCAAGCAGGACCTGACTGACCAAAT GGATCTCAAGTCCATAACAGACAGGGAAGTTTGTTGCTTCATGATCTCGTGCAAGAACTCTACCAACATCGATACTGTCATTGATTGGCTCGTCAAGCATTCCAAGTCGAAGAATTAA
- the LOC116203848 gene encoding cysteine-rich and transmembrane domain-containing protein WIH2 encodes MSYYNQQQPPVGVPPPQGYPPEGYPKDAYPPQGYPAQPGYPPPGYPAQPGYPPQYAPPYGQPPPQQQQNQSTGFLEGCLAALCCCCLLDACF; translated from the exons ATGAGTTACTACAATCAGCAGCAGCCGCCGGTTGGTGTCCCGCCTCCTCAAG GTTACCCACCGGAGGGTTATCCGAAGGACGCGTACCCGCCCCAGGGATATCCGGCTCAGCCAGGGTACCCCCCTCCTGGCTACCCTGCTCAGCCGGGCTATCCTCCTCAATACGCCCCTCCGTACGGCCAGCCGCCGCCGCAGCAGCAACAGAATCAGAGCACTGGATTCTTGGAAGGCTG TTTGGCTGCTCTGTGCTGCTGCTGTCTTCTGGATGCCTGCTTTTAG